The genomic segment AGAAAATTCTTCTTTTTTAGAATTATTTCGAATAGATCCTATAATTTCAAATAGTGGTAGGTGTTTTTTGTTTTATTTTCGGTAATTCTACTATATTTGTATTAATTACATAAACTTTTATTAGATGAAAGCTAAAGCAACTCTAAAACAAATTGCGAAGGAACTTGGTGTTTCTGTGTCAACAGTGTCTAAGGCATTGAATGACAGCCCGGAAATTAGTGAGCAGACGAAGGTGAAAATTAAAGAGTATGCCAAACTCAAAAATTATAAACCTAACGTTATTGGTCTGAATTTAAAGAATCGTAAGACTAAAACGATTGGTGTAATTATACCTAATATATTAAACTCTTTTTTTGCTAAGGTTTTTAGCGGAATCGAAAAAGTAGCGGATAAAAAAGGGTACAATGTAATTACGTGTATTTCTAATGAGTCTTTAGAAAAAGAAATTCATACACTTGAAATGTTGAGTAACGGAACTATAGATGGGTTTATCCTTTCAGTTTCGGAGGAGGCTCAAAAATTACAAGACTATAATCATTTCTCGGAAATAATAAATGACGGAACTCCAATAGTAATGTTTGACCGAATTGCTGATGAAGTAGATTGTGATAAAGTTGTAGTAGATGATTTTGATTCGGCTTTAAACTCAACCCAGCACCTGATTAATTTAGGATGTAAAAACATTGCTTTGATTTCTTCTGTAGATAATTTAAGTGTTGGTAAATTAAGAGCAGACGGATATTTAAAAGCTCTAAAAGACAATAATATTCCGGTAAACGAAAAGATTATTCTTCGTACCGATTCTGAAGATGATATGAAAGCTAAAATTGATGCTATTTTTGATAATAAAATAGACGGAATTTTTGCTCTGGATGAAAATGATTCAGTAGCAGCTTTAAGAGTAAGTTTGAAAAAAGGATACAGAGTTCCGGAAGATATTTCGATAATTGGTTTTGCAGACGGAATTTTAGCTTCAAGACGTTTGTCTCCAAGTTTAACTACTGTAAGTCAACACGGAATTGAAATTGGTGAAGTTGCTGCTAAAAGATTAATCCAAAGGCTTGAAGAACCAGAAGGAGAAACTTCTGATTACGAAACTATCGTAATCAAAACAAAACTGAAAGAAAGAGAGTCAACCAGAAAAGTTTGATAAATAAAAAACCCATCGTAATGATGGGTTTTTTATTTTATAACGAATAGGGAAATTTTGGATTTTTATACTTTTTCAATTTCTCAAACGGAACCAGAAAAGGTTCTTCACAAGCACGGTTTACTCTTGGAAAGTAAGGTGTAAACGTTATTCCTTTTTCTGTATAACTCCATGAAACAAAATCCCAATTTTCAATATCGGTATAATCGCAGTCGTCTTCCGTATCGGGTTTCTTAAAATGTTCTATTGAGGTAATAAGTTCTAATAATTTTGGAGAAAAATAGTCGCTTCTGTATTTAGAAAAAGCATCAAAATTATTCTTTTTGTCGCTTGTCACACTTTTGTCAAATGCCAGAATATCATCAATTTCATATTCTTTTCCATTATTTAAATCAATTAGAAAACCGCTGCTTCCAAAATCAGGATGTGCACCTCCACAATCCCAGGAATCAAAAGTTTCAAAGCCCAGTAAATTAGTATTTAGAAAATTTATAGTTGCTGTTGTTTCTACACCTTTCCCATTGCTGTATTCGAAACTTGAGGAACAGCTTAATTGCATTAATGTTTTTTGAACATGAATTTCTTCTAAAATTGGATTGACTGTGTTTTTATTTTGATCTGAAAAATTATTTCCCAGTCTAAAAAAATCAGAATCACAATGCTTTTCAGAATACCATACAAACTCTTTGTTGTTGTAAGTTGCTGTTTTAATTTTTTTAAATTCTAGAAATTTAAACTTTACAAAATTGAGTTTATCATCCTCAAATTGAAGTTTTAGATTAGACTTGTAATTGGCAAAATTTACAGGGACCAAATGAACTGGCAATTGTTTTTCTTTTGCATCATACCAAAATCCATCGAAATTATTATTTGACTTTTTTAAATAAAATTTTTCGCTGACGGCATCTCCGGGTTTAAAATAAAAAGTGAAATTATTAGCGTCTTTGAATTTTCCTTCTAATTTGATGTCTTTTAATGAATTTTGATAAAAATAAACAGCATCTAAATCTGTTTCGCCGTTTGATTTATAAACGTCAATTTTCATATAGATTTTACTTTTTGCCAAAGTTCCTTCTAAATAGTAAGTCTGATTTTGACAAAACGAAAAAGCACAATAAAATATGCAAAGAAATATGAAAGTCTTTTTTATCATTGGCTCAAAAAATCTAAAATCTACAATCTGAAATCTAATATCGATTAATGCG from the Flavobacterium sp. genome contains:
- a CDS encoding LacI family DNA-binding transcriptional regulator yields the protein MKAKATLKQIAKELGVSVSTVSKALNDSPEISEQTKVKIKEYAKLKNYKPNVIGLNLKNRKTKTIGVIIPNILNSFFAKVFSGIEKVADKKGYNVITCISNESLEKEIHTLEMLSNGTIDGFILSVSEEAQKLQDYNHFSEIINDGTPIVMFDRIADEVDCDKVVVDDFDSALNSTQHLINLGCKNIALISSVDNLSVGKLRADGYLKALKDNNIPVNEKIILRTDSEDDMKAKIDAIFDNKIDGIFALDENDSVAALRVSLKKGYRVPEDISIIGFADGILASRRLSPSLTTVSQHGIEIGEVAAKRLIQRLEEPEGETSDYETIVIKTKLKERESTRKV